From a single Triplophysa rosa linkage group LG1, Trosa_1v2, whole genome shotgun sequence genomic region:
- the psmd7 gene encoding 26S proteasome non-ATPase regulatory subunit 7 produces the protein MPDLAVETVVVHPLVLLSVVDHFNRIGKVGSQKRVVGVLLGSWHKKVLDVSNSFAVPFDEDDKDDSVWFLDHDYLEHMYGMFKKVNARERIVGWYHTGPKLHKNDIAINELMKQYCSNSVLVIIDVKPKDLGLPTEAYISVEEVHDDGTPTSKTFEHVTSEIGAEEAEEVGVEHLLRDIKDTTVGTLSQRITNQVHGLKGLNSKLLDIKSYLEKVTTGKLPINHQIIYQLQDVFNLLPDVNLQEFIKAFYLKTNDQMLVVYLASLIRSVVALHNLINNKIANRDAEKKEGQEKDDSKKEKKDEKEKDKDKKEGDAAAKKDDKKEKK, from the exons GATTGGTAAAGTTGGCAGCCAGAAGCGAGTTGTCGGTGTTCTGTTGGGCTCATGGCATAAGAAAGTTCTTGATGTGTCCAACAGCTTTGCTG TGCCTTTCGATGAGGATGACAAGGATGATTCAGTGTGGTTCCTCGACCATGACTACTTGGAGCATATGTATGGCATGTTCAAGAAAGTAAACG CGAGGGAGCGAATAGTTGGTTGGTACCACACAGGCCCAAAGCTACACAAGAATGACATTGCTATAAATGAGCTCATGAAACAGTACTGCTCTAATTCG GTTTTAGTCATTATTGACGTTAAACCCAAAGATCTGGGCTTGCCAACGGAAGCTTACATCTCAGTGGAGGAAGTGCATGAT GATGGAACGCCCACATCAAAGACATTTGAACATGTGACCAGTGAGATTGGAGCAGAGGAGGCTGAGGAAGTTGGTGTGGAACATTTGTTGCG GGATATCAAGGACACAACAGTCGGCACTTTGTCGCAACGTATCACCAATCAGGTGCATGGCCTGAAGGGCCTGAACTCCAAGCTGTTGGACATCAAGAGCTATCTGGAGAAAGTCACAACAGGCAAGCTGCCGATCAATCACCAGATCATTTATCAACTGCAGGACGTGTTCAATCTCCTGCCTGATGTCAACCTGCAGGAGTTTATCAAGGCCTTTTACCTCAAGACCAACGACCAGATGCTTGTGGTCTATCTGGCTTCGCTTATCCGCTCTGTAGTGGCGCTCCATAATCTCATCAATAACAAAATTGCCAACCGTGACGCAGAAAAGAAGGAGGGACAGGAGAAAGATGACagcaagaaagagaaaaaggatgagaaggagaaagacaaagacaagaagGAGGGAGATGCTGCAGCCAAGAAAGATgacaaaaaggaaaagaaataa